Within Cercospora beticola chromosome 6, complete sequence, the genomic segment CGCATACAAAGGCGGTGCTTGATGTGGATTTCGGTGGTCCGCGAGGGAACACGCTACTAGCTTCCTGCTCCTCAGATTTGACCATCAAATTGTGGGACCCGGCAGAAGAGTACAAGAATGTGCGGACACTACCTGGGCACGATCATAGTGTGAGCTCCGTGCGCTTTATACCCTCTGGCGCAGCAGGCGCACCTCTTTCAGGCAACCTTCTAGCATCTGCGAGCCGAGACAAAACGATACGGATATGGGACGTGACGACCGGGTATTGCTTGAGGACGCTACGCGGGCATGGCGACTGGGTACGCTCCTTGGCGCCCACATTCGACGGCCGATGGCTGCTGAGCACCAGTTCAGACCAAACAAGCAGAATGTGGGATCTATCACAGCCGGATTCCAATGCACAAAAGCAGACTTTCCTGGCCCACGAGCATGTAGTGGAATGCTGCGCATTCGCGCCTCCTGCAGCATATCAGCACCTGGCTACCTTGGCTGGACTAAAAAAGGCACCAGCTGCAAGCTCAAGTGCAGAATTCCTAGCGACAGGCGGGAGAGATAAGCTGATCAAGCTCCATTCCGCCAACGGCATAGTTATCAAAACTTTGACCGGACACGACAATTGGATACGATCACTTGTCTTCCATCCAGGCGGCAAATATCTGCTGTCTTGCTCAGATGACAAAACAATCCGATGCTGGGATCTCGCGCAAGAAGGGAAATGTGTGAGAGTGATTGAGGCGGCGGATCATTTCGTGAGCTGTCTAAGATGGGCGCCAAGCGTGTTCAAAGAGCAAGCGGAGACGAATGGTTTGACGAAtggtgctgcgaagaaggcggaagaggagcagaTTCGTTGTTTGATCGCGAGCGGGAGTGTAGATTTGAATGTGCGGGTGTGGTCTGCATGAGTGAGGCGCGCTACTATATCATCTGGCAATCGTTCGACGAGCGTTTGTATTCTCGGCGCAACGTCACAAATGGTAAGAGAAAGGTCTGAGAGGAGGGATGCGCAAATCGCTGCAGCCTCAGGTATTTCGTTGAAGCAGTACTGCAACACATGGTACTTCCATACCAAGACAGGTTGATTTCACAACTCTCACCGAAATATCCTCATTTGACTAGTTagccatgccatgccatgcctCGCCATTCATCGACTTATCTCGATTCGAAATCCCACACAAAACTCCTGAAAAGCTCGCGCCTCCGCCTCGCGCCTCCCTCTCCAGGAACGCGTCGAGCATGTGAAACCATGCAAGCCGAAATGGCCCTCCCTACACATATCTGTCCCGAGAGTCTTCGCTCGAACGCAAAATACCAAAAATCATTCCATTTCCCCCTAAATGCAAAATCAAACGCCAGTTCATGACTTTCGTAGTGTCTTTTCACTTCGCGCCTCTCTCACTCGGCCGGTACCCCATAACGATCCTCGTCCTGCACCGCCTTGACATATCTCACAAATGCCTTCTTATGCACCATGCCTGCATACTTGCCCTCGTGCAAGACGCAGATGTATCTCAGACCCATCTTCGCGAAGCACTCAAACACCAAGTCCATTGGGCTTGTGATATCTAACGCAACCGGCGCTGGGTCAATGTAGGGAGTCAAGTCAGTCGGATCGCTGTCTTCGCCGATCGTGCTGGCCGGACGTGGACGATGTGCCTGCTCCGCATCTCCGACATTGTCCTCTCGTGCTGTGTCCGAATCGTTCTCTTCTGCCGAGACGCCGGTCGAAGGCCGCGCGCTGCCCTGCACAGCCTGATCGTGCGCGTCCATGCGGCACatggcctcttcttcgtcaggaATGCGATCGAGTGCGAATTCGAGATCGGGACCTGGAATCAGACCTGCCAGGACGCCATTCTTGAGAATAGGTAGACCGCCATCGAGCTCACCAGCCATGTGTAGGTACTCCAGCTTGAAGCGAAGCTGCTTTGCTGGCACAAATGGCGAATTCGAAATGTCAATGTAGCGATTAGGCATCGGCTCCGGTGTGATGTCGCCGAGATCAGTGCTGAACACAGGTCGAACCTTATGATCGAGGTAGGGGTAAGCATTCATGTCTGTCAGCAAGTCGTACACGCTCAACGGCTCGAGAGCGTCAGCTGTCCACTTGGCTATCAGCACGCCCATCGAGAAAGGCAGGACGTGCTCCAAGCTGCCTGTGAGTTCGAAGAGGATGACTGCAAGAGTCACAGATAGACGAGTGACTCCGCACATCGTGGCTCCTGCCGCGACCAGCGCGTAAACGCCAGGAACGACGCACTCCTCTGGATTGCCGTCAATGTGGCAATTCGAGAAGACAGCCAGATCGGGATGCttcagcaccaccagctgGACAATGTGACCCACGATACGTCCCGCTAGACCACCAACCACCATGGATGGCACATAGATTCCAGCAGGCACTTTGATGCCAAACGTGACTGTTGTCAAAATCGCCTTCAAAACGAACGCGACCAGCAGATACTTGATTGTTGACGGAATCTGCTCCTCGGTAGGGCACAAAGCGGATCCAGAGTTCGAAAAGCTGCTGCAAGGCGCAGAGAGCTCAAAGAGCAGCTCCGCCACAGGTAGTCTCAGGAACCGATTCCAGAAGCTAACCAGACCCGTGACCAGAGCCACAAGAAAGACTTCCAGCATGGGGTAAGACTTGATGAAACCCAATTTTCTGAATGTCTTCGCCCAAAGTCTGGAAGCTTTGATGAACAACGCTCCGAGCACGCCGCCAAGCACTCCCAGACAGGCGAAAACGATCAACTCGAATGAGTTCCAGTCTGTCAAATATCGCACCTCGAAGAGCACGATCTTGTTCGTTCCGTACGGATTGAGGGCTTTGAGCGATAGAGCCGCAGCGATGCAGCAGAAGAACGTTCGGAATAGCGTCTTGGGAGGAAAGTAATAGCTGACCTCCTCCAAACTGAACAGGACACCTCCGATCGGCGCACCGAAAGCAACAGCCACACCAGCGGCCGCAGAAGCGGATAGGATCTCCCTTCGTTTCGCATCGTTGTCGTGGTACTTGGAGGAGAATCGAGTGATGATGTTGCCAATACACGTGGCGATATGCACGTAAGGGCCTTCTTTTCCCACTGACATGCCCGAGCCGACACTCAACACGATGCCAATCGCCTTGCACATCAGCGTCCTTACACCCAGATATCCGTGCAAGACGAATCCGGAAAGAATTACTCTGACCTCGGCCACACCGCTTCCTGCAGCTGGGTAATATGTGACTGGAGGCCTCCTTGCTGCCTCCTGGAATCTCTGTGTCGGACTCACATAGCCGCTCACATATCCACTCTTGGTCCCTCCCTCCGTCCCGGACTTGGTCGGATCATGATGGTCCGCCGCCAAATTCTCATCCAACGTACTCAAGCTGATCGCACTCGAAATTGTCGTCTTGGTCTGCAGTGTAATGAGACACCCAATCAGAGCCAAACTCACACACCAAAGCACAAACGCCCCATAGTCCTTCCACAGCGCCG encodes:
- the PAC1 gene encoding protein with putative role during mitosis — encoded protein: MSKLLTTKQAEELHKSIVAYLNATEHPEAAQAVRDALNVPESDFSADTAKKYEGLIEKKWTSLVRMQKKIMDLEEKVKVLQNELDNATPSSLAARKNHDPQTWLPRAPARHTLQSHRNPITCVAFHPLFSSLASGSEDCTIKIWDYELGELERTLKSHTKAVLDVDFGGPRGNTLLASCSSDLTIKLWDPAEEYKNVRTLPGHDHSVSSVRFIPSGAAGAPLSGNLLASASRDKTIRIWDVTTGYCLRTLRGHGDWVRSLAPTFDGRWLLSTSSDQTSRMWDLSQPDSNAQKQTFLAHEHVVECCAFAPPAAYQHLATLAGLKKAPAASSSAEFLATGGRDKLIKLHSANGIVIKTLTGHDNWIRSLVFHPGGKYLLSCSDDKTIRCWDLAQEGKCVRVIEAADHFVSCLRWAPSVFKEQAETNGLTNGAAKKAEEEQIRCLIASGSVDLNVRVWSA